In Alistipes ihumii AP11, a genomic segment contains:
- a CDS encoding phosphoglycerate kinase, with protein MQSIDTYDFKGKRAIIRVDFNVPLNEKLEITDDTRIRAAIPTIKKVLEKGGSVVLMSHLGRPKKGPEAKFSLRNIIPGIEARLGVKVDFADDCMGDEAAKKAAALKPGQVLLLENLRFYAEEEGKPRGLADDASDEEKAAAKKAVKASQKEFVKRLASYADCYINDAFGTAHRAHASTALIAEYFPNDKMFGYVMEGELKAIDKVLDNPARPFTAILGGSKVSTKISVIENLMKRVDNLILGGGMTYTFKAAQGGKVGTSICEPDQFQTALDILKKAEELNVKIYLAEDAVCGKEFKNDTETKICPSNDIPDGWEGLDIGPKATEAFTKVIAESKTILWNGPVGVFEMDNFAKGSRALAEAIVEATKKGAFSLIGGGDSVAAINKFGLAGDVSYVSTGGGALLEYMEGIELPGVAAIRK; from the coding sequence ATGCAATCAATCGACACGTACGATTTCAAGGGCAAGCGCGCGATTATCCGCGTCGACTTCAACGTGCCCCTGAACGAGAAGCTGGAAATTACCGACGACACGCGCATCCGCGCCGCCATCCCGACGATCAAGAAAGTGCTCGAAAAGGGCGGCTCCGTCGTTCTGATGTCGCATCTGGGACGTCCGAAAAAGGGCCCCGAGGCCAAGTTCTCGCTGAGGAACATCATTCCCGGCATCGAGGCCCGTCTGGGCGTGAAAGTCGACTTCGCCGACGACTGCATGGGCGACGAGGCCGCGAAAAAGGCCGCTGCGCTGAAGCCCGGACAGGTGCTGCTGCTCGAGAACCTGCGCTTCTACGCCGAGGAGGAGGGCAAGCCCCGCGGACTGGCCGACGACGCCAGCGACGAGGAGAAAGCCGCCGCGAAGAAGGCTGTGAAAGCCAGCCAGAAGGAGTTCGTCAAGAGGCTGGCTTCATATGCCGACTGCTATATTAACGACGCGTTCGGCACGGCTCACCGCGCGCATGCGTCGACGGCGCTGATCGCCGAGTATTTCCCCAATGACAAGATGTTCGGCTACGTGATGGAAGGCGAGCTGAAAGCGATCGACAAGGTGCTCGACAATCCGGCCCGCCCGTTCACGGCCATTCTGGGCGGTTCGAAGGTCTCGACGAAGATCAGCGTGATCGAGAACCTGATGAAGCGCGTGGACAACCTGATTCTGGGCGGCGGCATGACCTATACGTTCAAGGCCGCTCAGGGCGGCAAGGTCGGCACGAGTATCTGCGAACCCGACCAGTTCCAGACGGCCCTCGACATCCTGAAGAAAGCCGAGGAGCTGAACGTGAAGATCTATCTGGCCGAGGACGCCGTTTGCGGCAAAGAGTTCAAGAACGACACCGAGACAAAGATCTGCCCGTCGAACGACATTCCCGACGGCTGGGAAGGTCTCGACATCGGCCCGAAAGCGACCGAAGCGTTCACGAAAGTGATCGCCGAGTCGAAAACCATTCTGTGGAACGGCCCGGTAGGCGTGTTCGAGATGGACAATTTCGCCAAAGGCTCGCGCGCGCTGGCCGAGGCGATCGTCGAAGCCACGAAGAAGGGCGCCTTCTCGCTGATCGGCGGCGGCGACTCGGTGGCGGCCATCAACAAGTTCGGTCTGGCCGGCGACGTCAGCTACGTCTCGACGGGCGGCGGTGCGCTGCTCGAATACATGGAAGGCATCGAACTCCCGGGCGTGGCGGCTATCCGCAAGTAG
- the kbl gene encoding glycine C-acetyltransferase, whose amino-acid sequence MYGKMKQHLRAELDSLGEAGLYKRERVIVSPQRAAIGVAGGKEVINFCANNYLGLSDHPRLIEAAKRAMDSRGYGMSSVRFICGTQDIHKQLEGAIADYFGTEDTILYAACFDANGGVFEPLLDERDAIISDALNHASIIDGVRLCKAVRYRYANADMDELEHCLKLAQAQRFRVIVTDGVFSMDGNVAPMDRICALAERYDALVMVDECHSAGVVGPTGRGVTELFGLRGRVDIITGTLGKAFGGAIGGFTTGRREIVEMLRQRSRPYLFSNSLPPAVVGAGIEVFRMLSESDALHDRLTANVERFRGRMLAAGFDIKPTQSAICAVMLYDAKLSQDFAARLLDEGIYVTGFYYPVVPKDQARIRVQVSAGHTEQELDRCVDAFVKVGRELGVLR is encoded by the coding sequence ATGTACGGGAAAATGAAACAGCATCTGCGCGCCGAGCTCGACTCGCTCGGCGAGGCCGGGCTGTACAAGCGCGAGCGGGTGATCGTCTCGCCCCAGCGCGCGGCGATCGGGGTGGCCGGAGGAAAAGAGGTGATCAATTTCTGCGCCAACAACTATTTGGGGCTTTCGGACCATCCCCGTCTGATCGAGGCGGCCAAGCGGGCCATGGACAGCAGGGGCTACGGCATGTCGTCGGTGCGTTTCATCTGCGGCACGCAGGATATCCATAAGCAATTGGAGGGCGCGATCGCCGACTATTTCGGCACGGAAGACACGATTCTCTATGCCGCGTGTTTCGACGCGAACGGCGGCGTGTTCGAGCCGCTGCTCGACGAGAGGGACGCGATCATCTCCGATGCGCTGAACCATGCGTCGATCATCGACGGAGTCCGGCTGTGCAAGGCCGTGCGCTACCGCTATGCGAACGCCGACATGGACGAGTTGGAGCATTGCCTGAAGCTGGCTCAGGCCCAGCGGTTCCGGGTAATCGTTACCGACGGAGTCTTCTCGATGGACGGCAATGTCGCTCCGATGGACCGCATCTGCGCGCTGGCCGAGCGCTACGACGCGCTGGTCATGGTCGACGAGTGCCACTCGGCGGGTGTCGTAGGGCCTACGGGCCGGGGAGTAACCGAGTTGTTCGGTCTCCGGGGCCGGGTCGATATCATTACCGGCACGCTCGGCAAGGCGTTCGGAGGCGCGATCGGCGGATTCACGACCGGTCGCCGGGAGATCGTCGAGATGCTGCGCCAGCGTTCGCGGCCGTACCTTTTCTCGAACTCGTTGCCGCCGGCTGTCGTCGGGGCGGGGATCGAGGTGTTCCGGATGCTCTCCGAGAGCGACGCGCTGCACGACCGCTTGACGGCCAACGTCGAGCGCTTCCGGGGGCGGATGCTCGCGGCCGGGTTCGACATCAAGCCGACGCAGTCGGCGATCTGCGCCGTAATGCTCTACGACGCGAAGCTGTCGCAGGACTTTGCGGCACGCCTGTTGGACGAGGGCATTTACGTGACGGGTTTCTACTACCCGGTCGTTCCGAAGGATCAGGCGCGGATTCGCGTGCAGGTGTCGGCCGGGCATACCGAGCAGGAGCTGGACCGCTGCGTCGACGCTTTCGTGAAAGTAGGACGCGAGCTGGGCGTACTGCGTTAG
- a CDS encoding Lrp/AsnC family transcriptional regulator, whose product MAKISLDAIDRKILGYLIKNARMPFLEIARECGISGAAIHQRVKKLEDAGVIRGSRLEVNPKALGYDVCAIIGIRVSDPTKNMLTVEKLRQVPEITECHFITGKYNILVKLYCTDNEHLMHTIFDHILQLPEVSQTETFISLSESFGRQVEIPNLGDE is encoded by the coding sequence ATGGCAAAGATTTCATTGGATGCGATCGATCGCAAAATACTGGGGTATCTGATCAAGAACGCGCGGATGCCGTTTCTGGAAATCGCGCGCGAGTGCGGTATTTCGGGCGCGGCGATCCACCAGCGCGTCAAGAAGCTCGAGGATGCCGGCGTGATCCGGGGTTCGAGACTCGAGGTCAATCCGAAAGCGCTCGGCTACGATGTCTGCGCCATTATCGGCATCCGGGTTTCGGACCCGACCAAGAACATGCTGACGGTCGAGAAGCTGCGTCAGGTGCCCGAGATTACCGAATGCCACTTCATTACCGGCAAGTACAACATTCTGGTCAAGCTCTACTGCACGGACAACGAGCACCTGATGCACACGATATTCGACCATATCCTGCAACTGCCCGAGGTGTCGCAGACCGAGACGTTCATCTCGCTCAGCGAGTCGTTCGGTCGTCAGGTCGAGATACCTAACTTGGGAGACGAGTAA
- a CDS encoding 6-pyruvoyl trahydropterin synthase family protein, with protein MVIIRLTKEFSFEMAHTLDGYDGPCREIHGHSYRLFVTVKGRPKDDPSDPKCGMVIDFGDLKRIVAEQIVGRYDHALVMRRTESNAGLVEALRSRYSKLEVTDYQPTCENMVADFAARIAARLPEGVTLHSVRLHETATSFAEWFAGDNP; from the coding sequence ATGGTGATCATCCGGCTGACAAAGGAATTTTCGTTCGAGATGGCGCACACGCTCGACGGTTACGACGGTCCGTGCCGCGAGATACACGGTCACTCGTACCGCCTGTTCGTGACGGTCAAAGGCCGTCCGAAAGACGATCCGTCGGATCCGAAGTGCGGCATGGTAATCGATTTCGGCGACTTGAAGCGGATCGTCGCGGAGCAGATCGTCGGACGTTACGATCACGCGCTGGTCATGCGGCGCACCGAGTCGAACGCCGGGCTCGTCGAGGCTCTCCGCTCCCGCTACTCGAAACTGGAGGTAACCGATTACCAGCCTACCTGCGAGAATATGGTGGCCGACTTCGCTGCCCGGATCGCGGCGCGTCTGCCCGAGGGCGTGACGCTGCACAGCGTCCGGCTGCACGAGACGGCCACGTCGTTCGCCGAGTGGTTCGCGGGCGATAATCCGTGA
- the polA gene encoding DNA polymerase I, with amino-acid sequence MEKVFLVDAYALIFRFYYAFIGRPMRNAAGVNTSAVFGFVKFLKDLILRERPHYLGVAFDPPGGNFRHELYADYKANRSETPEDIVASVPYIKQVLEAMRIPVLEIPGYEADDVIGTLSQKAAAAGYEVFMVTPDKDYGQLIRPAVRIYKQRKGGADGIEIIGCEQIREHYGIDDPCRVIDVLALWGDASDNIPGVQGIGEKSAIKLVCQFGTVENLLAHTELLSGKQRVNIEAARDQIMLAKRLATIRLDVPVEFEPEKLRLEAPDTERLAEAYRELGFRSFLAELRPGAAETAEKSEPASPQQSKSKTAVPARDLFSALETPAAPAEGSLFDAPAYQTIDTVPHVYHTVTDEKALRELAGRLEASSEFCFDTETTGFDVFGDRLVGLSFAVEPFEAWYVPCDPANLGQVLSILRPVFENERIAKIGQNVKFDLMMLRSAGIDVRGTLYDTMIVHYLLDPESRHGMDHLARICLNYSPVPIEELIGKGARQITMDRVPVERCARYAAEDADVTLRLKRHLWPRLEEAGLTELYLRIEEPLIRVLADIEMTGVKIDSEALAASGRELTSELAGLEDRIREMTGDPSLNVNSAKQLGDALFGRMKIDPKPRMTKTKQYRTDEEYLQMLADRHPVIGLILEYRGLRKLLSTYVEALPQLVNPRTGRIHTSFNQAVTATGRLSSTNPNLQNIPVRDERGREIRKAFVPSDGDRLLLSADYSQVELRLMAHLSGDEDMIAAFSHGEDIHTATAAKLFGVPPEQVTREQRRRAKTANFGIIYGISAFGLAQRLNIPRAEAKEIIDGYFATYPGVRRYIDRVIADAREKGYVATLFGRKRMLPDIRSGNAVVRALAERNAVNAPIQGGAADIMKLAMIAVHRELGRRGLKSKIILQVHDELVIDMLRSEEEQVRELVVRCMEDAAELRVRLIAECGVGANWVEAH; translated from the coding sequence ATGGAGAAAGTTTTTCTGGTCGATGCCTACGCATTGATTTTTCGTTTCTACTATGCTTTTATCGGACGGCCGATGCGCAATGCGGCCGGCGTGAATACGTCGGCCGTGTTCGGGTTCGTCAAGTTCCTCAAGGACCTGATCCTGCGCGAGCGGCCGCATTACCTCGGCGTGGCGTTCGATCCGCCGGGAGGCAATTTCCGTCACGAGCTCTACGCCGACTACAAGGCCAACCGCAGCGAGACGCCCGAAGACATCGTCGCGTCGGTTCCGTATATCAAGCAGGTGCTCGAGGCGATGCGCATTCCGGTGCTCGAGATTCCCGGCTACGAAGCCGACGACGTGATCGGCACGCTGTCGCAGAAAGCGGCCGCCGCAGGTTACGAGGTGTTCATGGTAACGCCCGACAAGGACTACGGGCAACTGATCCGGCCCGCGGTCCGGATTTACAAACAGCGCAAGGGCGGGGCCGACGGCATCGAGATCATCGGCTGCGAGCAGATACGCGAGCATTACGGCATCGACGATCCGTGTCGCGTGATCGACGTGCTTGCGCTGTGGGGCGACGCGTCGGACAATATTCCGGGTGTACAGGGCATCGGCGAGAAGAGCGCGATCAAGCTCGTCTGCCAGTTCGGCACCGTCGAGAACCTGCTGGCCCATACGGAGCTTCTCTCGGGCAAGCAGCGGGTCAACATCGAGGCCGCCCGCGACCAGATCATGCTGGCCAAGCGGCTGGCTACGATCCGGCTCGACGTGCCCGTCGAGTTCGAGCCCGAGAAGCTGAGGCTGGAGGCTCCCGATACGGAGCGACTGGCCGAGGCGTACCGCGAGCTGGGCTTCCGCTCTTTCCTCGCCGAGCTGCGGCCGGGCGCCGCGGAGACCGCGGAGAAGTCCGAGCCGGCTTCCCCGCAGCAAAGCAAATCGAAGACTGCCGTTCCGGCCCGCGACCTGTTCTCGGCACTGGAGACTCCGGCCGCGCCGGCGGAGGGATCGCTTTTCGATGCGCCGGCCTATCAGACGATCGACACCGTGCCGCATGTCTACCATACGGTCACGGACGAGAAGGCTCTGCGCGAGCTGGCCGGCAGGCTGGAGGCTTCGTCCGAATTCTGCTTCGACACGGAGACGACCGGATTCGACGTGTTCGGCGACCGGCTCGTGGGCCTGTCGTTCGCCGTGGAGCCGTTCGAGGCGTGGTACGTCCCGTGCGATCCGGCGAACCTCGGACAGGTGTTGTCGATCCTGCGCCCCGTGTTCGAGAACGAGCGGATCGCCAAGATCGGCCAGAACGTCAAGTTCGATCTGATGATGCTCCGCAGCGCCGGAATCGACGTGCGGGGTACGCTCTACGATACGATGATCGTCCACTATCTGCTCGATCCCGAATCGCGTCACGGCATGGATCATCTGGCGCGCATCTGTCTGAACTATTCGCCCGTGCCGATCGAGGAGCTGATCGGCAAGGGGGCGCGCCAGATCACGATGGACCGCGTTCCGGTCGAGCGTTGCGCCCGGTACGCGGCCGAGGACGCCGACGTGACGCTGCGGCTGAAGCGGCACTTGTGGCCGAGGCTCGAGGAAGCGGGACTGACGGAGCTTTATCTCCGCATCGAGGAACCGCTGATCCGCGTGCTGGCCGACATCGAGATGACCGGCGTGAAGATCGATTCCGAGGCGCTGGCCGCCTCGGGGCGCGAGCTGACCTCCGAGCTGGCCGGTCTGGAGGACCGTATCCGCGAAATGACCGGAGACCCGTCGCTGAACGTCAATTCGGCCAAGCAGCTCGGCGACGCGCTGTTCGGCCGCATGAAGATCGATCCGAAGCCGCGCATGACCAAAACGAAGCAATATCGCACGGACGAGGAGTACCTGCAGATGCTTGCCGACCGGCATCCCGTCATCGGGCTGATCCTCGAGTACCGGGGGCTGCGCAAGTTGCTTTCGACCTACGTCGAGGCGCTGCCGCAGTTGGTCAATCCTCGCACGGGGCGTATCCACACCTCGTTCAATCAGGCCGTCACGGCCACGGGGCGGCTCAGTTCGACGAATCCGAATCTGCAGAACATTCCGGTCCGCGACGAGCGGGGCCGCGAGATTCGCAAGGCGTTCGTCCCCTCGGACGGCGACCGTCTGCTGCTGTCGGCCGACTACTCTCAGGTCGAGCTGCGCCTGATGGCCCATCTGAGCGGCGACGAAGACATGATCGCGGCTTTTTCGCACGGCGAGGACATTCATACGGCGACGGCCGCCAAGCTGTTCGGCGTACCGCCCGAGCAGGTCACGCGCGAGCAGAGACGCCGGGCCAAGACGGCCAATTTCGGCATCATCTACGGCATATCGGCCTTCGGGCTCGCCCAGCGGCTGAACATTCCGCGGGCCGAGGCCAAGGAGATCATCGACGGCTATTTCGCAACCTATCCGGGCGTACGCCGCTACATCGACCGGGTGATCGCCGATGCCCGCGAGAAGGGTTACGTGGCGACTCTGTTCGGCCGCAAGCGGATGCTGCCCGACATCCGCTCGGGCAATGCGGTCGTGCGCGCGCTGGCCGAGCGGAATGCGGTGAACGCGCCGATACAGGGCGGGGCGGCCGACATCATGAAGCTGGCGATGATCGCCGTCCACCGCGAGCTCGGCCGGCGGGGCCTGAAGTCCAAGATCATCCTGCAGGTGCACGACGAGTTGGTGATCGACATGCTGCGCAGCGAGGAGGAACAGGTGCGCGAGCTGGTCGTGCGCTGTATGGAAGACGCGGCCGAGCTGCGCGTGCGGCTGATCGCCGAGTGCGGCGTCGGAGCGAATTGGGTCGAGGCGCATTAG
- a CDS encoding porin family protein — MKKMILAAAALMMAAGASAQMPSFEWGVKAGLNVSGVSNIDDSKMKASIYVGAFAEFHVNDWLGIQPEVIYSRQGFAVDDNSVDYARARLNYLNIPIMGKFYVLDNLNFETGPQFGFLLNAREKVKAEGTTVKADIDGAKNFDVSWGVGVSYRIFDPLDVTFRYNIGLTKIWDTQDNTPKNGVIQIGVGYRF; from the coding sequence ATGAAGAAAATGATTTTGGCTGCTGCGGCCCTGATGATGGCTGCGGGCGCATCGGCTCAGATGCCCAGCTTCGAATGGGGTGTCAAGGCCGGTCTGAACGTTTCGGGAGTCTCCAACATCGACGATTCTAAAATGAAAGCCAGCATCTACGTCGGCGCATTCGCCGAATTCCACGTGAACGACTGGCTCGGCATTCAGCCGGAGGTGATCTATTCCCGTCAGGGATTCGCTGTTGATGATAACAGTGTCGATTACGCCCGTGCTCGTCTGAACTATCTGAACATTCCGATCATGGGTAAGTTCTATGTGCTCGACAATCTGAATTTCGAGACCGGTCCGCAGTTCGGTTTCCTTCTCAACGCACGGGAAAAAGTTAAAGCCGAAGGCACTACCGTCAAAGCCGATATCGACGGCGCGAAAAATTTCGACGTATCGTGGGGCGTGGGCGTGTCGTACCGCATTTTCGATCCGCTGGACGTGACGTTCCGCTACAACATCGGCCTGACGAAAATTTGGGATACCCAGGACAATACGCCTAAGAACGGCGTGATCCAGATCGGTGTCGGCTACCGTTTCTAA
- a CDS encoding alpha/beta hydrolase, protein MNKDVQQAPDFTEDRHLDPLVKEFLKGINAGKPVESLSKEAARQVLSDAQSSVQVDLSGIVESEQTITENGLSVPLTVVRPQGSAGSPPCFVFIHGGGWILGDYPTHRRLVRDLVVASGFPAVFIRYTPSPEAKYPQALDEIYAAVRWIARNGARIGVDGSRMALAGNSVGGNMAIATALRAKREQGPQIKLLLPMWPVANSSFDTASYVRYAKQRFLTDSLMKWMFDQYTTDPQQRREVYVSPLRATDDELRGLPPTYIQVAENDILRDEGEALGRRLSEAGVDATTVRYNGVIHDWGMLNGLAALHQTRALVLSSAAMMQYYLGTDYIGADRSCEEIDFISEQIG, encoded by the coding sequence ATGAATAAGGACGTACAACAGGCGCCGGATTTCACCGAAGACCGGCACCTCGACCCGCTGGTCAAAGAATTTTTAAAAGGAATCAATGCCGGGAAGCCGGTCGAATCGCTTTCCAAGGAGGCCGCACGGCAAGTGCTCTCCGATGCCCAATCGTCCGTACAAGTAGATTTGTCGGGTATCGTGGAGTCGGAACAGACGATCACCGAAAACGGACTTTCCGTTCCGCTCACGGTCGTGCGCCCTCAAGGCTCGGCCGGCTCGCCTCCGTGCTTCGTCTTCATTCACGGCGGAGGATGGATTCTGGGCGACTACCCGACCCACCGGAGACTCGTGCGCGATCTGGTCGTCGCATCGGGATTCCCGGCCGTTTTCATCCGCTACACGCCCTCGCCCGAGGCGAAATACCCGCAGGCGCTGGACGAAATATACGCGGCCGTACGTTGGATCGCGCGCAACGGCGCCCGAATCGGAGTCGACGGTTCGCGCATGGCGCTGGCAGGAAACAGCGTCGGCGGCAACATGGCGATCGCTACGGCTCTTCGCGCCAAACGGGAACAGGGACCGCAGATCAAGCTGCTGCTTCCGATGTGGCCCGTCGCCAACTCGTCGTTCGACACGGCCTCCTACGTCCGGTATGCCAAGCAGCGATTCCTGACCGATTCGCTGATGAAATGGATGTTCGACCAATACACGACCGACCCGCAGCAACGGCGCGAGGTCTATGTCTCCCCGTTGCGAGCCACGGACGACGAGCTTCGCGGCCTGCCGCCGACTTACATTCAGGTAGCCGAAAACGACATCTTGCGCGACGAGGGCGAGGCGCTCGGACGCAGACTGTCCGAGGCGGGCGTCGATGCGACGACGGTCCGATACAACGGAGTGATCCACGACTGGGGCATGCTCAATGGACTGGCCGCCCTGCATCAAACCCGCGCGCTCGTACTCAGCTCGGCCGCCATGATGCAGTACTATTTGGGAACGGACTATATCGGCGCGGACCGCTCGTGCGAGGAGATCGACTTCATCTCGGAGCAGATCGGCTGA
- a CDS encoding dihydrofolate reductase: MISIIVAIARNGVIGNGNALIWRIAEDLRRFKALTTGHPVIMGRKTYESIGRPLPNRTNVVVTRRKDYRPEGCLVAGSLEQAVGLFDQSEEIFIIGGAQIYAQAMPMADRLYLTEIDSDYEGDTRFPEWKREEWTLLSEERHERGERYDRPFAFRNYIRTKE, from the coding sequence ATGATCTCGATTATCGTAGCCATAGCCCGCAACGGCGTGATCGGCAACGGCAACGCGCTGATCTGGCGCATCGCCGAAGACCTGCGCCGGTTCAAGGCGCTGACGACCGGCCATCCCGTCATCATGGGCCGCAAGACTTACGAGTCGATCGGACGCCCGCTCCCGAACCGGACCAACGTCGTCGTCACGCGTCGCAAGGACTATCGTCCCGAAGGCTGCCTCGTCGCGGGATCGCTCGAACAGGCTGTCGGCCTGTTCGACCAGTCCGAGGAAATCTTCATCATCGGAGGAGCGCAAATCTACGCGCAGGCGATGCCGATGGCCGACCGCCTCTACCTGACCGAGATCGACTCCGACTACGAGGGCGATACCCGTTTCCCGGAATGGAAGCGGGAAGAATGGACCTTGCTGTCCGAAGAGCGACACGAACGGGGAGAGAGGTACGACCGGCCGTTCGCATTCAGAAACTACATCCGCACGAAAGAATAG
- a CDS encoding thymidylate synthase has translation MKAYLDLLRHIQAHGTVKNDRTGTGTISTFGYQMRFDLSEGFPVLTTKRLHLRSIIHELLWFLRGDTNIAYLRENGVTIWDEWADADGNLGPVYGSQWRSWPAPDGRHIDQIAQVVDQIERNPDSRRLIVSAWNVAEIDRMALPPCHALFQFYVADGRLSCQLYQRSADVFLGVPFNIASYALLTMMIAQVTGLVPGEFVHTLGDAHIYLNHREQVALQLTRTPRPLPVMRINPDVRSIFGFRYEDFSLDGYDPYPSIKAPVAV, from the coding sequence ATGAAAGCATACCTCGACCTGCTCCGACATATCCAAGCGCACGGTACGGTGAAAAACGACCGGACCGGCACGGGCACGATCAGCACGTTCGGCTACCAGATGCGCTTCGACCTGAGCGAGGGCTTCCCCGTGCTGACGACCAAGCGGCTGCACCTGCGGTCGATCATCCACGAGCTGCTGTGGTTCCTGCGCGGCGATACGAACATCGCCTACCTGCGCGAGAACGGCGTGACGATCTGGGACGAATGGGCCGATGCCGACGGCAATCTGGGCCCCGTATACGGAAGCCAGTGGCGCAGCTGGCCGGCGCCCGACGGCAGGCATATCGACCAGATCGCGCAGGTCGTGGACCAGATCGAGCGCAATCCGGACTCGCGCCGGCTGATCGTCAGCGCATGGAACGTCGCCGAGATCGACCGCATGGCGCTTCCGCCGTGCCACGCGCTGTTCCAGTTCTACGTCGCCGACGGACGGTTGTCGTGCCAGCTCTACCAGCGCAGCGCCGACGTCTTTCTGGGCGTTCCTTTCAACATCGCATCCTATGCGCTGCTCACGATGATGATCGCGCAGGTGACGGGACTCGTTCCCGGCGAGTTCGTCCACACGCTCGGCGATGCGCACATCTATCTGAATCACCGCGAGCAGGTCGCCCTGCAACTGACCCGAACGCCCCGCCCGCTGCCCGTCATGCGGATCAATCCCGACGTACGGTCGATCTTCGGTTTCCGCTACGAGGACTTCTCGCTGGACGGATACGATCCCTACCCTTCCATCAAAGCGCCGGTAGCCGTATGA
- a CDS encoding UDP-2,3-diacylglucosamine diphosphatase — protein sequence MYYFASDTHLGLRVGRTADDRERLFVRWLDEVSADAEGIFLVGDIFDFWYEYKRVVPRGFTRLLGRLSGLTDRGIPVHFFAGNHDLWAYDYLRSECGVTLHRGPFELFDLYGQKVLVGHGDVLGPRGRGGRLLSALFRCRTLQRLFSVWLHPNFAMRFGQWWSGSNRLSKPIAHTFRGEQEPIVRFAADYSAAHPEVDLFVCGHIHCAEIFPLGDGRRIAFLGEWIDSPTYGTLGPEGFALHSYPDKI from the coding sequence ATGTACTATTTCGCGTCGGACACCCATCTCGGACTTCGCGTCGGCCGCACGGCCGACGACAGGGAGCGGCTGTTCGTCCGCTGGTTAGACGAAGTGTCGGCCGACGCCGAGGGAATTTTTCTGGTCGGCGACATCTTCGATTTCTGGTACGAGTACAAGCGGGTCGTTCCGCGCGGATTCACGCGCCTGCTGGGCAGACTGTCGGGACTGACCGACCGGGGTATTCCCGTCCATTTTTTCGCCGGCAATCACGATCTGTGGGCATACGACTACCTCCGTTCCGAATGCGGCGTCACGCTGCACAGAGGCCCTTTCGAGCTGTTCGACCTGTACGGACAGAAAGTGCTCGTAGGACACGGCGACGTGCTCGGTCCGCGCGGACGGGGCGGGCGCTTGCTGAGCGCGCTGTTCCGTTGTCGAACGCTGCAAAGGCTGTTCTCGGTCTGGCTGCACCCGAACTTCGCTATGCGCTTCGGGCAATGGTGGAGCGGCTCGAACCGTCTCTCCAAGCCGATCGCCCACACGTTCCGGGGCGAGCAGGAGCCGATCGTCCGCTTCGCAGCCGACTATTCGGCCGCCCATCCGGAGGTCGACCTGTTCGTCTGCGGGCACATTCACTGCGCGGAAATCTTTCCGCTCGGCGACGGCCGCCGGATCGCTTTCCTCGGCGAATGGATCGATTCGCCGACCTACGGCACGCTCGGTCCCGAAGGATTTGCGCTGCACTCTTATCCGGATAAAATCTGA